A portion of the Solidesulfovibrio sp. genome contains these proteins:
- a CDS encoding TRIC cation channel family protein: MDQAFQLPLFLDLFAVFLMAATGAIEAIRREFDLVGLLGLSLATGVGGALIRDGIFLQAGVPAVVRNQDYLLAVAGAAAACLIFGRRAVLSEKLVAVVDAAALGAYAVVGMEKSLAFGLDFAPAVLVGTVNACGGGILRDVLTREAPLVFRPGQFYAFAALIGCLAYPLLRQSDALPPLAAALGAIGVTFLLRMLAITRNWRTAPVRDTGLFGSTRQPPVA; the protein is encoded by the coding sequence ATGGACCAGGCATTCCAACTGCCGCTGTTCCTCGATTTGTTCGCCGTGTTCCTGATGGCCGCCACCGGCGCCATCGAGGCCATCCGTCGGGAGTTCGACCTTGTCGGGCTGCTCGGCCTGTCGCTGGCCACCGGGGTGGGCGGGGCGCTGATACGCGACGGCATCTTCCTCCAGGCCGGCGTGCCGGCCGTGGTGCGCAACCAGGACTACCTGCTGGCCGTGGCCGGGGCGGCGGCGGCCTGCCTGATTTTCGGCCGGCGGGCGGTGCTGTCGGAAAAGCTCGTGGCCGTGGTGGACGCGGCCGCCCTGGGGGCCTACGCCGTGGTGGGCATGGAGAAGTCCCTGGCCTTTGGCCTGGATTTCGCCCCGGCGGTGCTGGTCGGCACGGTCAACGCCTGCGGCGGCGGCATCCTGCGCGACGTGCTGACCCGCGAGGCGCCGCTGGTGTTCCGGCCGGGGCAGTTCTACGCCTTTGCCGCGCTCATCGGCTGCCTGGCCTATCCGCTGCTGCGCCAAAGCGACGCCCTGCCGCCCCTGGCCGCCGCCCTGGGGGCCATCGGCGTGACCTTCCTGCTGCGCATGCTGGCCATCACCCGCAACTGGCGCACGGCCCCGGTGCGCGATACCGGCCTTTTCGGCTCCACCCGCCAGCCGCCCGTGGCTTGA
- a CDS encoding methyl-accepting chemotaxis protein, whose protein sequence is MQWFHDMKVGTKLVASFIVMAVLTAVVGYFGISKMSVVNEMGDNIYQYELLGVSYIKEANIGLICVDRALKNFLLSSTAEDREKYLANLNTFEKQYRENLEKARPLLHSDKAKQIYDKLTEAWSDYKPVILKIIELGKAEALQERRDSVELSMKAGRQKSDLVDELLGQLTTVKEDNAKQYSAETTKIYEESRSLLLGVAAGSVLLGLALGFGIARSISQPLRASVAFADGLAVGDLGRRLDIARNDEVGMLVAAMRRVAAAEKGVAETVGKLAMGDLDVDVTPRSEADVLLRSLGVLVAADREVVALARKLSGGDLDVAVEARSERDQLMQSLGEMLARLTEVVLEVQSGSENVASGSEELSSSAETLSQGASEQASSVEECSSSMEEMASSIQQNADNARQTEALARKAADGAKRSGEAMANTVKAMRDIASKIHVIEEIARQTDLLALNAAVEAARAGDHGRGFAVVAAEVRKLAERSQNAAAEINTLSADSLSVVEESGELLNRLVPDILKTSDLVQEIAASSQEQNAGASQVNKAIQQLDQVVQQNASASEELASTSEELSSQAEHLQMSIGFFRVGGTRPKATGQAAPAKAQHRAAVKPRGRAYGARVYLGSEAAAVPEQQFEPY, encoded by the coding sequence GTGCAGTGGTTCCATGACATGAAAGTCGGCACGAAACTGGTTGCATCGTTTATCGTGATGGCGGTCCTGACGGCCGTGGTCGGCTATTTCGGCATCAGCAAGATGTCCGTTGTCAACGAAATGGGCGACAACATCTACCAATATGAATTGCTGGGCGTGTCCTATATCAAGGAAGCGAACATCGGCCTGATCTGCGTGGATCGGGCCTTGAAGAATTTCCTCTTGTCCTCGACCGCGGAAGACAGAGAGAAATATTTGGCGAACCTGAACACCTTCGAAAAACAGTATCGTGAGAATCTGGAGAAGGCCCGTCCGTTGTTGCATTCCGACAAGGCCAAACAAATCTATGACAAGCTCACTGAAGCCTGGTCGGACTACAAACCGGTCATCCTGAAGATCATTGAGCTCGGCAAGGCCGAAGCCCTGCAGGAGAGGCGCGATTCGGTGGAATTGTCCATGAAGGCCGGCCGGCAGAAAAGCGACCTCGTGGACGAGCTCCTGGGCCAGCTGACCACCGTGAAGGAAGACAACGCCAAGCAGTATTCGGCGGAGACGACGAAAATCTACGAAGAAAGCCGCAGCCTGCTGCTCGGCGTGGCGGCGGGAAGCGTCCTGCTCGGCCTGGCCCTGGGCTTCGGCATCGCCCGCAGCATCAGCCAGCCCCTGAGGGCCTCGGTCGCCTTTGCCGATGGCCTGGCCGTGGGGGATCTGGGGCGGCGGCTGGACATTGCGCGCAACGACGAGGTGGGCATGCTGGTCGCCGCCATGCGCCGGGTGGCCGCGGCCGAAAAAGGCGTGGCCGAAACCGTGGGCAAGCTGGCCATGGGCGATCTGGACGTGGACGTTACGCCGCGTTCGGAGGCCGACGTTTTGCTGCGCTCCCTCGGGGTGCTGGTGGCGGCGGACCGAGAGGTGGTGGCGCTGGCCCGCAAGCTCTCCGGAGGCGACCTGGATGTCGCGGTGGAGGCGCGCTCCGAAAGGGACCAGTTGATGCAATCCCTGGGGGAAATGCTGGCCCGGTTGACCGAGGTGGTCCTGGAGGTCCAGTCCGGGTCGGAAAACGTGGCCTCGGGCTCCGAGGAGCTGTCCTCCTCCGCCGAGACCCTGTCCCAAGGGGCCAGCGAGCAGGCCTCGTCCGTGGAGGAGTGCTCCTCCTCCATGGAGGAGATGGCTTCCTCCATCCAGCAAAACGCCGACAACGCCCGCCAGACCGAGGCCCTGGCCCGCAAGGCCGCCGATGGCGCCAAGCGGTCGGGCGAAGCCATGGCCAATACCGTCAAGGCCATGCGGGACATCGCCTCCAAGATCCACGTCATCGAGGAAATCGCCCGCCAGACCGATCTGCTGGCCCTCAACGCCGCCGTGGAAGCGGCCAGGGCCGGCGATCACGGCCGCGGCTTCGCCGTGGTGGCCGCCGAGGTCCGCAAGCTCGCCGAACGCAGCCAGAACGCGGCCGCGGAGATCAATACCCTGTCCGCCGACTCTCTGAGCGTGGTCGAGGAATCCGGCGAACTGCTGAACAGGCTTGTGCCGGACATCCTCAAGACATCCGACCTGGTCCAGGAAATCGCCGCCTCGTCCCAGGAACAAAACGCCGGAGCCAGCCAGGTCAACAAGGCCATCCAGCAACTCGACCAGGTCGTCCAGCAAAACGCCAGCGCCTCCGAGGAGCTGGCCTCCACCTCCGAGGAACTCTCGAGCCAGGCCGAACACCTCCAGATGTCCATCGGGTTTTTCCGGGTCGGCGGCACCCGGCCCAAGGCCACCGGACAGGCCGCGCCCGCCAAGGCGCAGCACCGCGCCGCGGTCAAGCCCAGGGGCCGCGCGTACGGGGCCAGGGTGTACCTGGGAAGCGAGGCCGCCGCGGTCCCGGAGCAGCAGTTCGAACCGTATTGA
- a CDS encoding sulfotransferase, with product MTEYPNLLSRLLLRRGFASQFAFPITDSRKLTRRLEILERLLPRPRPRHLEPLTAPIVVAGLPRTGSTWLQTLLCAHPDVAYITHLTHHFPTCFRAANLVTGLLGIDAKGERFIGDSVVHSLKSPSEGTLFWGEWLGWDPACLTYDPVRLADLGPGTIRDVHDTLSRVVALFGPGKRFFTKNPAFIPYVPALSGLFPDARIIHLVRDPRPTANSMIKLLRACRTQLATVKASGRPLSMRLDDFVPYPRLPRLAEYVGRFGADDVRATARLWRDAALFMEDLAPSLPNLLTVRFESVLADPAGSVARILEFCRLSPLPADNPAMAALYARTGKVAHVNDYGDYALVADICREAMARLGYDPDRPAGNVGAAGAAAFRRLL from the coding sequence GTGACGGAGTACCCCAACCTGCTTTCGCGCCTGCTGCTGCGCCGCGGCTTCGCCTCCCAGTTCGCCTTCCCCATCACCGACAGCCGCAAGCTGACCCGGCGCCTGGAAATCCTCGAGCGCCTCCTGCCCCGGCCCCGGCCCCGGCACCTGGAACCGCTGACCGCCCCCATCGTCGTGGCCGGGCTGCCCCGCACCGGCTCGACCTGGCTGCAAACGCTGTTGTGCGCCCACCCGGACGTGGCCTACATCACACACCTGACCCACCACTTCCCGACCTGCTTCCGGGCGGCCAACCTGGTGACGGGCCTGCTGGGCATCGACGCCAAGGGGGAGCGCTTCATCGGCGACTCGGTGGTCCATTCCCTGAAAAGCCCTTCCGAAGGGACGCTTTTCTGGGGCGAGTGGCTGGGCTGGGACCCGGCCTGCCTGACCTACGACCCGGTGCGCCTGGCCGACCTCGGCCCGGGGACCATCCGCGACGTCCACGACACGCTCTCCCGCGTGGTCGCCCTTTTTGGCCCGGGCAAGCGCTTTTTCACCAAGAATCCGGCCTTCATCCCCTATGTGCCGGCGCTTTCGGGCCTGTTCCCCGACGCCCGGATCATCCATCTGGTGCGCGACCCCAGGCCCACGGCCAATTCCATGATCAAGCTCCTGCGGGCCTGCCGGACCCAGCTGGCCACGGTCAAGGCCTCGGGCCGGCCGCTTTCCATGCGCCTGGACGACTTCGTGCCCTATCCGCGCCTGCCGCGCCTGGCCGAATACGTGGGCCGCTTCGGGGCCGACGACGTGCGCGCCACGGCCCGGCTGTGGCGCGACGCCGCCCTGTTCATGGAGGACCTGGCCCCAAGCCTGCCCAACCTCCTCACCGTGCGCTTCGAATCCGTGCTGGCCGATCCGGCCGGCAGCGTGGCCCGCATTCTGGAATTTTGCCGCCTGTCCCCCCTGCCGGCCGACAACCCGGCCATGGCGGCACTCTACGCCCGCACGGGCAAGGTCGCCCACGTCAACGATTACGGGGACTACGCGCTGGTGGCGGACATCTGCCGCGAGGCCATGGCGCGCCTGGGCTACGACCCGGACCGGCCGGCGGGGAACGTGGGCGCGGCCGGCGCGGCGGCGTTTCGCAGGCTGCTCTGA
- a CDS encoding sodium:calcium antiporter, protein MRKLLPLWLAVAACLPGLACSLLAVHLSAPAAAAIAGGAILGASFLLLWACDVAQNDIPQALALAVVALIAVLPEYAVDMYFTWMAGKHPESDYAHFAIANMTGANRLLIGVAWTAVAVVVWWRTRQPVILEPARRTEVLFLGLATAYAMSVPLSGTLTWVDGAVLIGLYVVYIVIAARRECEEPDLEGVAACLARLAAGRRRLATAVLFLFAAGVIVANAEQFSEGLVATGRLLGVNEFLLVQWLAPIASEAPEFIVAIMFALRGMAGLALGSLISSKLNQWTLLVGMIPGVYGVSSGSFASPMPLDGVQMHEILLTAAQSLLAVGLLAGLRLDIRGAMLLFGLFCGQFLAPAVPESFWRLLPGHLDGGQVHFFFTFLYVGAFALLLPRIAPQLAALVRRDGQRAS, encoded by the coding sequence ATGCGCAAACTGCTTCCCCTGTGGCTGGCCGTGGCCGCCTGTCTGCCCGGCCTGGCCTGTTCCCTGCTGGCCGTCCACCTGTCCGCGCCGGCCGCCGCCGCCATCGCCGGCGGGGCCATTCTCGGCGCCTCCTTCCTGCTGCTGTGGGCCTGCGACGTGGCCCAAAACGACATTCCGCAAGCCCTGGCCCTGGCCGTGGTGGCGCTGATCGCCGTTTTGCCGGAATACGCCGTGGACATGTATTTCACCTGGATGGCCGGCAAGCATCCCGAATCCGACTACGCCCATTTCGCCATCGCCAACATGACCGGCGCCAACAGGCTTCTCATCGGCGTGGCCTGGACGGCCGTGGCCGTGGTGGTCTGGTGGCGCACCCGCCAGCCCGTGATCCTGGAGCCGGCCCGCAGGACCGAGGTGCTCTTCCTGGGCCTGGCCACGGCCTACGCCATGAGCGTTCCCCTGTCGGGCACGCTCACCTGGGTGGACGGCGCGGTGCTCATCGGCCTGTACGTCGTCTACATCGTCATCGCCGCCCGGCGCGAATGCGAGGAGCCGGATCTCGAAGGCGTGGCCGCCTGTCTGGCCAGGCTGGCCGCGGGCCGGCGCCGGCTGGCCACGGCCGTCCTGTTTCTCTTCGCCGCCGGGGTCATCGTGGCCAATGCCGAGCAATTCAGCGAGGGCCTGGTGGCCACGGGGCGGCTGCTCGGGGTCAACGAGTTCCTGCTCGTCCAGTGGCTGGCGCCCATCGCCTCCGAGGCGCCGGAATTCATCGTGGCCATCATGTTCGCCCTGCGCGGCATGGCCGGCTTGGCCCTGGGGAGCCTGATCTCCTCCAAGCTCAACCAGTGGACGCTGCTCGTGGGCATGATCCCCGGGGTCTACGGCGTGTCGTCGGGCAGCTTCGCCAGCCCCATGCCCTTGGACGGCGTGCAGATGCACGAGATCCTGCTCACCGCCGCCCAGTCGCTGCTGGCCGTGGGCCTTTTGGCCGGGTTGCGCCTGGACATCCGGGGGGCCATGCTGCTTTTTGGGCTTTTCTGCGGCCAGTTTTTGGCCCCGGCCGTGCCCGAATCCTTCTGGAGGCTGCTGCCGGGGCATCTTGACGGCGGCCAGGTCCACTTTTTCTTCACGTTCCTGTATGTGGGGGCCTTCGCCCTGCTGCTGCCGCGCATCGCCCCGCAACTGGCGGCGCTGGTGCGGCGCGACGGCCAGCGGGCCTCTTGA
- a CDS encoding universal stress protein gives MEKHLLVAVGDEYQTSQSLRFVHHFFTARQDLKLTLFYVVPRRPDWRLDPINLEANPEAVVHIEQDKAAHGVPAMEQAKEWLYTMGFSKEQVRVKFSQGKLGTVKEIIKESEEGLYDAAVLGRRGISWFEEMVSDSVSHRILWEQLTFPIWICRNPQRDRKNVLVCVDGSEECLRVADHVGYMLRHEPGHDIILLHVCADDRCIDAETIFGRAMAEIKANDIADDRISIKVLTSSNPAKTILHEAEARRYAAVAIGRTSHKPSTLKHIFATTSLKILRGIEGAALWLCK, from the coding sequence ATGGAAAAGCACCTGCTCGTGGCCGTCGGCGACGAATACCAAACATCGCAAAGTCTGCGTTTCGTGCATCATTTTTTCACGGCCCGCCAGGACCTCAAGCTGACGCTTTTTTACGTCGTCCCCCGGCGCCCGGACTGGCGGCTCGACCCCATCAACCTGGAAGCCAATCCCGAGGCCGTGGTCCACATCGAGCAGGACAAGGCCGCGCACGGCGTGCCGGCCATGGAACAGGCCAAGGAATGGCTCTATACCATGGGTTTTTCCAAGGAGCAGGTGCGGGTCAAGTTTTCCCAGGGCAAGCTCGGCACGGTCAAGGAGATCATCAAGGAATCCGAGGAAGGGCTCTACGACGCGGCGGTTTTGGGGCGTCGGGGCATTTCCTGGTTCGAGGAGATGGTCTCCGACAGCGTGTCCCACCGCATCCTCTGGGAACAGCTGACCTTTCCCATCTGGATCTGCCGCAATCCCCAACGGGACCGCAAGAACGTCCTGGTGTGCGTGGACGGCTCCGAGGAGTGCCTGCGGGTGGCCGACCACGTGGGCTACATGCTGCGCCACGAGCCCGGCCACGACATCATCCTGCTCCATGTCTGCGCCGACGACCGCTGCATCGACGCCGAGACCATCTTCGGCCGGGCCATGGCCGAGATCAAGGCCAACGACATCGCCGACGACCGGATTTCCATCAAGGTGCTGACCTCGTCCAATCCGGCCAAGACCATCTTGCACGAGGCCGAGGCCCGGCGCTACGCCGCCGTGGCCATTGGCCGCACGAGCCACAAGCCATCGACGCTCAAGCACATTTTCGCCACGACCAGCCTCAAGATCCTGCGGGGCATCGAGGGCGCGGCGTTGTGGCTGTGCAAATAA
- a CDS encoding C45 family autoproteolytic acyltransferase/hydolase produces the protein MLRQRPAPPVIRLGRLLVCALLLWSVCRPAGRAEACTLFGLAGPADVAGGGTIVVKNRDWRPDQTQSLALVAPKAGYRYLGLFATGGGADGLKAGVNEKGLAAVTATVSSIPGEERKAEKGVSGILRRLLRQCASVDEAVARADLFANAKPCFYMLADRNGIARVETAPGGKFAVTRVAAGPLWQTNHYLEPALAADNRRIGVSSRTREARIGELLAQVRKPADLDALLPLSGDRNAGPDNSIWRTGGTPASTRTMAVFAVALPASGPGTLYLRTLDAGAPERTVTVRLDAAAFAGQGLAR, from the coding sequence TTGCTGCGACAACGGCCAGCGCCTCCAGTAATCCGGCTCGGCCGGCTCCTTGTGTGCGCCCTGCTCCTTTGGAGCGTCTGCCGTCCGGCGGGGAGGGCCGAGGCCTGCACGCTGTTCGGCCTGGCCGGGCCAGCCGACGTGGCCGGCGGCGGCACCATTGTGGTCAAAAACCGGGACTGGCGGCCCGACCAGACCCAATCCCTCGCCCTGGTCGCGCCCAAGGCCGGCTACCGCTACCTGGGGCTTTTCGCCACCGGCGGCGGGGCGGACGGGCTCAAGGCCGGGGTCAACGAAAAGGGCCTGGCGGCCGTCACGGCCACCGTATCGAGCATCCCCGGGGAGGAGCGCAAGGCCGAGAAGGGTGTCAGCGGCATCCTGCGCCGGCTGTTGCGCCAGTGCGCCAGCGTGGACGAGGCCGTGGCCCGGGCCGACCTCTTCGCCAACGCCAAACCCTGCTTCTACATGCTGGCCGACCGCAACGGGATCGCCCGGGTGGAAACGGCCCCGGGCGGGAAATTCGCCGTCACACGCGTCGCCGCCGGGCCGCTGTGGCAGACCAACCACTACCTGGAACCGGCGCTTGCCGCCGACAACCGGCGCATCGGCGTCTCCAGCCGCACCCGGGAAGCGCGCATCGGGGAACTGCTGGCCCAGGTCCGCAAACCCGCCGACCTCGACGCCCTGCTGCCCCTGTCCGGCGACCGCAACGCCGGGCCGGACAACAGCATCTGGCGCACGGGCGGCACGCCCGCCTCCACGCGCACCATGGCCGTCTTCGCCGTGGCCCTGCCGGCCTCGGGGCCGGGGACGCTGTACCTGCGCACCCTCGATGCGGGCGCGCCCGAACGGACGGTGACCGTGCGCCTCGACGCGGCGGCCTTCGCCGGCCAGGGCCTGGCGCGGTGA
- a CDS encoding FeoB-associated Cys-rich membrane protein has product MDKVIVFLIIALAAGYVIRRFFFKKSSGCGCGCNGGCQSPEKKDTCCDNGQRLQ; this is encoded by the coding sequence GTGGACAAAGTCATCGTTTTCCTGATCATCGCCCTGGCGGCCGGCTATGTCATCCGCCGTTTCTTTTTCAAGAAAAGCTCGGGCTGCGGTTGCGGTTGCAACGGCGGCTGCCAGAGCCCGGAAAAGAAGGATACTTGCTGCGACAACGGCCAGCGCCTCCAGTAA
- a CDS encoding HAD family phosphatase, with protein MHQPISTLFCDVGGVMLTNGWDRAARRLACETFGLDGAEVDERHHLTFDAYEEGKLSLDAYLDRTVFYAPRAFSRQDFVAFMLARSEPLPGMRDYLRALKARHGIKIVAVNNEGRELNMHRIRAFGLGCFVDAFVSSCFVHCRKPDADIFRLALDIAQATPETSAYIDDRALFVEVAATLGIRGVVHVDAATTARALEALGGFAAYCAPQPQMG; from the coding sequence ATGCACCAGCCCATCAGCACCCTTTTTTGCGACGTCGGCGGCGTCATGCTCACCAACGGCTGGGACCGGGCGGCCCGGCGCCTGGCCTGCGAAACCTTCGGCCTGGACGGCGCCGAGGTCGACGAGCGCCACCACCTGACCTTCGACGCCTACGAGGAAGGCAAGCTCAGCCTCGACGCCTACCTCGACCGCACCGTCTTTTACGCGCCGCGCGCCTTTTCGCGCCAGGATTTCGTGGCCTTCATGCTGGCCCGGTCCGAACCCCTGCCGGGAATGCGCGACTACCTGCGCGCCTTAAAGGCCCGGCACGGCATCAAGATCGTGGCCGTCAACAACGAAGGCCGCGAACTCAATATGCACCGCATCCGCGCCTTCGGCCTGGGCTGTTTCGTCGACGCCTTTGTCTCCTCCTGCTTCGTGCACTGCCGCAAGCCCGACGCCGACATCTTCCGCCTGGCCCTGGACATCGCCCAGGCCACCCCGGAAACGTCGGCCTACATCGACGACCGGGCCCTGTTCGTGGAAGTGGCGGCCACCCTCGGCATCCGGGGCGTGGTCCACGTCGACGCCGCGACCACGGCCAGGGCCCTGGAAGCCCTGGGCGGGTTCGCCGCGTATTGCGCGCCGCAGCCGCAAATGGGGTAG
- a CDS encoding CD3324 family protein → MTAYAKASEVLPGPLLEAIQRHVDGAYLYIPRREENRKRWGEGNDARKLLRQRNAAIRAAYGDGASVEALAASYCLSPKTVYKILAAKNRE, encoded by the coding sequence ATGACGGCTTATGCCAAGGCAAGCGAGGTGCTGCCCGGCCCTCTGCTTGAAGCGATACAACGGCACGTCGACGGCGCGTACCTGTATATCCCCCGTCGGGAGGAAAACAGGAAGCGCTGGGGCGAAGGCAATGACGCCAGGAAACTGCTGCGACAGCGAAACGCCGCCATCCGCGCGGCCTACGGAGACGGCGCGTCGGTGGAGGCCCTTGCCGCCTCCTACTGCCTGTCGCCCAAAACCGTGTACAAGATCCTCGCGGCGAAAAACCGCGAGTAG
- a CDS encoding NifB/NifX family molybdenum-iron cluster-binding protein translates to MTKIAIPSRDGQVDEHFGHCGYFTVLTVDDGNRIVAEETFTPPAQCGCRSNLVETLVGLGVSALVAGNMGQGAADKLRRAGLTVVRGASGPVRAAAEAFLDGKLTDTDAGCASHGHDCLHPLQ, encoded by the coding sequence ATGACCAAGATCGCCATTCCCTCCCGCGACGGCCAGGTGGACGAGCATTTCGGCCACTGCGGCTATTTCACGGTGCTCACCGTCGACGACGGCAACCGGATCGTCGCCGAGGAGACCTTCACCCCGCCGGCCCAGTGCGGCTGCCGGTCCAACCTGGTGGAAACCCTGGTCGGCCTGGGGGTTTCGGCGCTGGTTGCCGGCAACATGGGCCAGGGCGCGGCGGACAAGCTGCGCCGGGCCGGGCTCACGGTGGTGCGCGGCGCCTCGGGCCCGGTGCGGGCGGCGGCCGAGGCCTTTCTCGACGGGAAACTGACGGACACCGATGCCGGCTGCGCCTCCCACGGCCACGACTGCCTGCATCCCCTCCAGTAG
- a CDS encoding methyltransferase domain-containing protein → MENTFTAFFDPPFVQGNLMGPNCLRLLEELLESVDIRDAARVLDLGCGTGLTSMSLASRSKAQVVAYDLWIDPTENGKRFARCGFADRIVPVQGRAQAMPLARRFFDAVFCIDAYCYFGAAAGFLEYALAPFVKPGGLIALAIPGLKKDFTDEVPEVLRPYWQEDINFYSAAWWADLFGRCPAVRLERCFSMACHDAAWRDWLACNHPYAVRDRDMMRAEAGLYFDTIGVVARVV, encoded by the coding sequence ATGGAAAACACGTTTACGGCCTTTTTCGACCCCCCTTTCGTCCAAGGCAACCTGATGGGCCCCAACTGCCTGCGCCTGCTGGAGGAACTCCTCGAAAGCGTCGACATCCGGGACGCCGCTCGGGTGCTCGATCTCGGCTGCGGCACGGGCCTGACCTCCATGTCCCTGGCGTCGCGTTCCAAGGCCCAGGTCGTGGCCTACGACCTGTGGATCGATCCCACGGAGAACGGCAAACGGTTCGCCCGGTGCGGCTTCGCCGACCGGATCGTGCCGGTGCAGGGCCGGGCGCAGGCCATGCCCCTGGCCAGGCGTTTCTTCGACGCCGTCTTTTGCATCGACGCCTACTGTTATTTCGGGGCGGCCGCGGGCTTTCTCGAATACGCCCTGGCCCCGTTCGTCAAACCCGGCGGCCTGATCGCCCTGGCGATCCCGGGCCTCAAGAAGGACTTCACCGACGAGGTGCCGGAAGTCCTGCGCCCGTACTGGCAGGAGGACATCAACTTCTATTCGGCCGCCTGGTGGGCGGACCTTTTCGGCCGCTGCCCGGCGGTCCGGCTGGAGCGCTGCTTCTCCATGGCCTGCCACGACGCGGCCTGGCGGGACTGGCTGGCCTGCAACCATCCCTACGCCGTGCGCGACCGGGACATGATGCGGGCCGAGGCCGGATTGTACTTCGACACCATCGGCGTCGTGGCCCGGGTCGTTTGA